DNA from Candidatus Gorgyraea atricola:
TTTAGTTTCGAGTGGTTTTTTCTTTGCGTATGCGCTTGGTCAATTTTTGCATGGTCAGATTTCAGAGCGGCACAATCCTTTTGTTTATATCGCAATAGGGTTAATTGGTTCTGCCATAATGAACCTGATCCTTGGTTTTTCCGGAGGTTTTTTTATAATGTTATTTCTTGGAGAGGTCCTTGACGGATTTTTTCAATCAATGGGTTGGTCATCCTGTGTAAGGGCGAATGCCTTGATCCAAAAGGATAAAGACAGAGAAAGATCCTCTACGATACTAGGGACTTCCTACCAAGTAGGTAATTCAGTGGCATGGCTTATATCTTCTTTTGCTGTCGGCACATGGGGCTGGCAGGCAGGTTTCTGGGTTGCGAGCGGTTTTTTATTCGCTAGGGGGATATTATTGCTATTGACAAAACCAAAGATGGAGATTGCGCCTCCTCAGAAAGTCAAGGTCCAGATAAAGAATACTTTATCTTTTCCGATCGTGCTGAGTGGCATATCACTTTGTTTATTAAATATGGTGAGATATGGTGTTATTACGTGGATACCGTTATATTTCTTTAAGACAGGGAATTTTACAGTGGAGCAGATGGGAAAGGTCGGTCTGAAAGTATTTTTGATTCCTATAGCAGGTGTTCTGGGCACATTGATATATAATAAGCTCAAGATCAACAGGGATATCCTTACTATTATATGTCTGATAATGCTGGCGATCAGCTTTTTTGTGTTACCCTTTACTACAGGTTTGTTGGCGACGTTTGTATTATTGATCGGTAGTTTCTTTCTGTACGGCCCCCATGTTTTTTTAGTAACAACATTTCCGACCCGTTTTGTGGATAAACAGGTAGTTGCAGCCTCCACAGGATTTATAGATGGAATGGGCTATATCGGAACGGTATTAATAGGCATAATTGTCCCATTTTTGGTTACATCAGCCGCAGGTAAATGGGAGAATGTATTTATATTCTGGGGGATCCTTTCGATTATGGTGGCTGTCGTTGTTGCTATTGTCTATATTAGGAGTTTTAGAGATAAGACGATAGATTTCTTAGCGCTTAAGAATAACAGGTGAGAGCCAATGAGTACGAAGACGATTTATCCTTAAAAAATAAAGGGATTCAGGGATGGCGACAGTCTCAATAGGAATAATCTGTCAGGACAATGAAAATATTATTCGGGATTGTCTGGAAAGCGCCAAATGGGCTGATGAGATAGTCGTGGTAGATGCCTTCAGCAAGGATAGGACCGTGGAAATCGTCAGAGAATACACGAATAAGATATACCAGCATAAAGTAGACAGGCACCTGAATGAACAATGGAACAGGGCTATAGGTTATGCGACCTGCGATTGGTTCTTTCATCTTTCGACAGACCAGCGATTTACGCCTCAGTTGCGGGACGAGATCAGGAGAGTAGTTCAAAAAAAAGAACGATATGCGGCTTATTACGTGCCTCTGGAAAATTATTTTCTTGGTAAATGGATACAGTACTGCGGTTGGTCCCCTGATTACAATATAATGTTTCACAAAAGAGACAAGGGGGTCTGCTCAGATAAAGAAGGCGGCCTTTTAATGGTAGACGGCGAGATAGGGTATCTTAAGAGCAGGTTGATCCATTATTCTCACACAGGGATCTCCAGTACTATAAGCAAGGAAAACATGCTTTCCACCAGGGAAGCCGAATACTTTTTAGAGACAAAGACGTCTTTTAGAAGAA
Protein-coding regions in this window:
- a CDS encoding MFS transporter; its protein translation is MKNNKAIFWNIWTSYATYYFGKVNLSIVVPALLATYKNLDLYTVGLVSSGFFFAYALGQFLHGQISERHNPFVYIAIGLIGSAIMNLILGFSGGFFIMLFLGEVLDGFFQSMGWSSCVRANALIQKDKDRERSSTILGTSYQVGNSVAWLISSFAVGTWGWQAGFWVASGFLFARGILLLLTKPKMEIAPPQKVKVQIKNTLSFPIVLSGISLCLLNMVRYGVITWIPLYFFKTGNFTVEQMGKVGLKVFLIPIAGVLGTLIYNKLKINRDILTIICLIMLAISFFVLPFTTGLLATFVLLIGSFFLYGPHVFLVTTFPTRFVDKQVVAASTGFIDGMGYIGTVLIGIIVPFLVTSAAGKWENVFIFWGILSIMVAVVVAIVYIRSFRDKTIDFLALKNNR
- a CDS encoding glycosyltransferase family 2 protein; this translates as MATVSIGIICQDNENIIRDCLESAKWADEIVVVDAFSKDRTVEIVREYTNKIYQHKVDRHLNEQWNRAIGYATCDWFFHLSTDQRFTPQLRDEIRRVVQKKERYAAYYVPLENYFLGKWIQYCGWSPDYNIMFHKRDKGVCSDKEGGLLMVDGEIGYLKSRLIHYSHTGISSTISKENMLSTREAEYFLETKTSFRRRFILTKALRNFRKTYWKQEGYKDGMYGLVFCLIFSFNKFLIYAKYWNMLQRQKRNSCVCEDISLLVERENHDTSLLAERLLKERGITGEKEMRYQMTVVPLRLFLKTYIGKTEFRQGVRGLTHCIFNAYIHAIKWSKYWELSCVKKIKPQNNT